In Bacteroidota bacterium, the genomic window AAAGTTCCCCCCGAGCGCCGCGGTGGGGGACGAAAGTATTCCTCACCCATCGCACCCCCCCATTTTTATGGGTGATTCGATGTTCGATTGGGGAGGTCTCCTCTCCGCGAAGAATACGCCCGGATTGTTCTTCGACCATTGCCCGGTCTTCGGGCGCTATCATCTCGAACCAGAGATACGGCTTCGCCGCGAATTCTGAGCTTTCGTAGCCGGTCACCGTAGCGCAGCCGGGGCCATGCACCGTTTCGACAGGGCGGCCGTCAACAACATGAACGGTATAAATATAGTCGGTGACAGCGTTGCTGATGCGCTGATACCGTTCTTCGCTTTCAAGAAGAGCGTCTTCCGTCTGTTTCCGCTCAGAGATATCGCGGCCCGTTGTGTGCATGTAGGACGACCCAACGACGGTGATCGGCCTGTTGCTGAATTCCACATCGATTTTTGTGCCGTCGCGTCTCAGAATCTTTGCTTCTGAGACGATCTCCTCTCCGTCGAAAATTCTCTGATGATATTTCTCGTATGCCGCTAAATCGGGTTGATCGTGCAGGTCGGGGATCCTCATCGTGAGGAGCTGTTCCCGGGGGTACCCGGTGAGCGCACAAGCGGCGTCGTTGACCGCAACAAATCGAGACGTGCGGTCTGTAATAAAAACAGAATCGCGCGAACCTTGAAATATTGCCTCCTGCCATTCGAGGGCTTGCTTCAGTTCCTGCTCGGAGGTTTTCGTTTGAGTGATATTCCGGACATGAGTGATAAAGTAGAGCGGTTTTCGTTGATGGTCACGGAGCAACGCGCTCGAAACATTCGCCCACAAGAGCCCCCCGTTCTTGCAAACGAATCTTTTTTCCAGGTTGATTTTTTCCTCACGGCCGTTCGGAGCGCCTTCAATAAAAGCGCGCGTCTTTTCGAGGTCATCGCGGTACGTGATGTCCATAACGCTTAATTGCCCCAGTTCTTGCCGGTCGTAACCCAGCAAACGGCACATTTCGTCGTTGATCATCAGAAAGTGTCCATCAAGTCCTGTCAGGCAGATTCCGACATTCGCGTTCTCCATTGCTTCGCGGAAACGCTCTTCACTTCCTTCCAAGACGCCTGGGATGAGTTCAAACGGGACAACGAATGATGCGGAGATGAGGGTGATGCTGAAGATCATCAACAACCATGCTGACAACGAATGCACGTACTCATCAGGAGAAAGGCGGTAATCGAACTTTCCCGAAACGAACAGAGCGCCAATGACACATAAGAAGACAAACGTGAGAACGATGCTTGCATAAGCAGATCTCCGGTGGCCAAGGAGCATAAGGTAGAGGGAAATGATCGGCCCCAGGACAAAGGTGGCTGAGAGCAGTCCCATACTGGCTGCGCCGCAAATCACGTACAATGAGAAAATCCCGACCATCACCAGCGCTGCGTGATCGGCGCGGAGGCGGTTTCGAGCAAAAAGCAATCCTCCTGCAGCACACACCATCACCAGTTGCACGATCATTAAGGGGGGGAATCCCATCATCGGGATTCTTGAGAACGAAATGACGGTGGTGATGAAGAGTGCCGTGAAAAAAAGAGGAATAAGCCGCCTTGTGATGTTGATGCGCAACGATTCGACGGAAATGTAGAAACGCTCTTCGCTACTGTTCAAAGGATCCTTCTCTAACAAAGTTCATCGATCCGCCCCGCCGGCCGGCGTCAGCTCCCTGATCCATCCTTAAATCTTAATCGCCGAAAGAGGAAAACCCTATGTAGTCTATCGGCATTTTCCCCATAAATTTTCGGCCGGAATCTTAAAAACGATATATCATTAAGTCCACAAGAATTATGCCTTTAAATCATACCGCATAATTAGGATTCTCAAACTAACTTATCAGAAATAGGAAGAATTGTGGCCGAATTCGCCAGGGTGAAAAATGAAGGAATGGAAAGGGGACCAATGATGAGACTGCTGCGACCAGCAACAGGCAATGTAAGACGATTTATCCACAGGTTTGCATAGCACCGTAAAACCCAAACGTCTTCAAAATTCTCCCCAGGCCGGCATTATTCATCGCCAACAATTCTCGTCGTCGGAAGCGGCCGCTTGCAGGGTTCTCCGCGAGTCGTCCTGCGGTGGGGCCGACCGCAGTTATGTATAATCTTGAGTCAGGGGGAGAGGGCTGTCATTTGATCGCGCGACCACCACAGTCGCATCCTTCTGTTGCGCCGTATCAGCAAAAAACTTTCGCCGTACTGTCTGCTGTTGATGGGATCGGGGCCGAATGGCATCCAAAAAGCGCGTCGTGAGATATGATGATCTTTGATAGCGGCCATCTCTCTGTCGAAGCCGGAGACATCTTCTTCTCTCAAACCATCCTCGAATTTTGTGATACTCGATGTTAAAAGCATGCCCGCTCGTTCTTCCGAAGTGCTCTTTTGCACTTCAAACGGAGTCGTACAGCAGGCAGCGAAGCAGTCTTTCTGGAAGACATTTCCATCGGGGGCGGCTTGGTGAGGAAAAGTTTTTAACGTTGGTTGGGCAGGAGGAATACCGCGGCTCTCCGAGCAATTGCTTTCATCATCTCGAACCAGGTTCAGCGCAAAGCCAAAGTATTTGCACCATGAACGGTCGGGGAGAACATTCATGCGGAGTGGAGTCAAATCATGCGCAGAACGCCGGAATTATTTTTTTCATGAGGTTGACAAGGTGAGCATTAACCAGTAAATTACATCAACGCTTCTGCTGTCGTCATTCAATCCCAGCCCTTGTAGTTCAACAGGATAGAACGGGAGTTTCCTAAACTTCTAATCGCAGTTCGAGTCTGCGCGAGGGCACGATGGTCGCGAACCATCGTCCCCCGTCAGCGTTGAATCCAGCCTCAAAAATTCTTCTGAGAAGTCTATTTCTTTACAGGTCCCAGAGGAAGGAGAACCTTCCCATAAACTTCATTTAAGACCTGTGCCACTCCGGCATATGCTGCCGACAGTCCGCAAAAGATCCCTTCGAAACCGGTGAATTGTTTCAGGGATGCGCTGTCGGTGGCGTCGCCGATGGCAAGAAGGAAAAAGAGGAGGGTCAACGATCCGAAGACCACCTGCAAGGCTCTTGAGAGCTTCAGGGTGCCTACAAAAAGGCACAGGGTGAAGATCCCCCACGAAGTCAGAAAACAGATCATGCCGGTTTTTGACGTCGCTTCGGCAAATCCCAATTTCGGCATGACGATCAGCGCGACGAGGATAAGCCAGAAAAATCCGTACGAGGAAAAAGCGGTCGTGCCGAAGGTGTTGTTCTTTTTCCATTCCATAATTCCAGCGACAATTTGAGCAAGACCGCCGTAAAAGATCCCCATCGCCAGGATCATCGAATTCAATTCGAAGAATCCAGCATTATGGATGTTGAGGAGTACCGTCGTCATGCCGAAGGCGAGCAGCCCAAGAGGGGCTGGGTTGCCCGTTGTGTCTTTTATTTCATACCGTGCGGCGTCGCTCATGGAACGTTCCTTTCACAATGGTGGATGATCGGAAAAAGACTTCTTTCTTTATTACCGTGATTTCGCTGACGTTCGGTTTTTATTGAGCGATCACTTCGGCGTTGCCGGAGCGATGATTCGGCTTAAAATTTCCGGGACTGCTGACTCCCGTTCGAGATATGGATACCGTTCACCCCCGTGATAGTCCGTTGAATACGTTCTGTAGAACTCTCCGTTTGCGGCAAGCAGTTCAAGCGGCTGGGATGAGGCGGTGCCGAGTCTCAGTGCGTCGCGAACGATCTCCTTTGAATATTTTCGGCCGTTGACCGCAATTAATTTCATCCCCGGGCCAAGCCCCGCTTTATAGGCGGGCGTTCCCGGAATCACGTCGGTGATCGTTCCATCTTCTTCCAAAGACAGGCCGAGAGAGAAGCGAAGGTCCGTGATTTTTTTGCTCTCCTCGATCGATTTTTGCATCTCGTTCATCGTATCGCGGTAGACCAGCTTCCACCCGCTTTTCTCGATGCCGTTCAATGGAGCATGGGCATCAAGAGAACGGAGCCGGGTCTCAAAGAACGACCTCCAATCGAACGGCGCTACTCTATTCATCGTTGACACGACCTCGTCAAACTCATACGGCTTGACCTCGGGTCCATTATTGGCGCCGCCATGGAATAGTTTGCAGAAATCGTCGAGCGATTTTGCGCCGCCGGTAAGCTGCCTGATCTGAACATCCGCTTCCAGCCAGATAAGCTCTCCTTCATCATAAAAATCGACGTCCCGTCGCCACGAATCCCAATCGGTCCGCGCGTTATACAGAAGCGAGGCCTCATCGTTGGCGTCCTGCAGCGGGCGCCATGTCCTTCCGGGGCGGTTATCCATTTGCGCCGCGACAAGAGCCAAGTCATCCCGAAACTCCCCGGGTGTAAGAAGCCCGGACCGTGCCGTCAATATCGCGCCCAAATATTCAGTCAATCCTTCGTATACCCAGAGGAGATCGTCCTTCATCGGGCTTGAGTAGTTGCCGGTGGCGAGTCCTGCGGGGCGGCGAAACTTTCCGTTCCATGAATGGACGAACTCATGCGGCAGCAGGCCGGCACGGGCTCTGAACAGATCTTCATCAATGACCGTTCGCTCCGCCACTCGATCATCGCTGCACTGATGATGCTCAAGCCCGAAGTGCGCGACCTCATCGCTGAGCGTATAAAGAAAATCGTAATGCTCATAGTGGTGGGAGGCAAAGAGAGCGTTGGTTTCCGTTACGAGATGTTTGTAGGCCTTGATCTGTTCGGGGGGAATGTTGAGCGCGGCCTCGTTGTCGCTAAGTAGATTGAGAAAATGCGGTACCCCCGACGAAGGTGTCAGGTCGACACGGCGAAGATGGGCCCCCGTTAAGAGAGGGGAGTCGATCAGCATCGTCAATGAAACCGGCGCGAACACGATCGAATTATTCGACTGAGTCTTTGGTGTGAGTGCAGAGATAAATTTCCAGCCTGAGGGAATTGTCAATGTCGGATCGACGGTGATGTTACCGGGGCTTGCCGAAAGCGGGTACACGATCACCTGGTTCCAGCTAAGGACGAGGAGCTGTGCTGTTGATGATGCCCCTGAGGAGAACCCTTCGGCTTGCGGGGGCAGGATGAAGTCAAACGACACGTCGATCTTACCGACTCCGGCAGGGACGGTGCAATGTATTTCGTACATCTCTTCAAGATCCCTCCGCCACGAAAGCGTTCTTCCATCCGCAGTGATTTTCAAGCCGGCCATATCGATGACCGGTCCGCTTGGTTCATGTTCTCCCGGTATCCATTTTGGATAGAACAGGTCTACGGTCCCCGCGTGAACTGCGATCGATTCATGCGAGTGCAAGATCTTGCGGGGTGCGTCGGTTGCATCGACGGCGAGCGATATGACGGAACGCTCGGTCTGGGAGAAGACGCGCGGCGATGTGTACCAGAAAAGAAAGACTGCCGAGCAAGCAAGAGCGTACCCGGAAATCCTGGACGTTCGAATCAACTTCAGAGGAGTCTGAATGAGGGCAGGGTTAATCATTGGTGGTTTCATCCAAAAAAATGAATAGATAATGGCCGCGCTTGGCGGTTTTCAGTTTCAGTCATACTCTAGTCGGGGAGATTTGGAGAAGAGTGTGCATTCGTTCGCCGCGAATGTTCCAAGTCTCCGGTTGGCGTCGATTATATACCAAATAAAATAGTGAGTTGCAAGTAGGGGGGCTCAGCAGGGAGCGGGGGACGTTTGTTTTGAATGGCATACAAGGAATTTACCCCCTTGAGCGAAGACGCGGCGCTTTCGTCCTCCCGAAGGGCTGCAGCGTGTTGGTTTTCTTCGATCCATCCATTGAAGAGACCCCACTGCCGGACATCACCCCTCAATCGTCAGGTTGTGGCGCCAATAAAAACCCCGCTCTAAGCGGGGCTTGTCGATCACTGTTTTAATAAATGACGGCGTATTTACTTCATAAGTATAAGCTTTCTTATTCCAACATAGTTTCCCGCTTGCATCCGGCATAGATAGACTCCGCTGGGCAATGAAGAAGCGAAGAAGACGGCTGTATGAATGCCGGCGGTCTCATGTCGATTGACGAGCGTCTGGACCTCTTTTCCAAGCATGTCGTAGATCTTCATCGTCACAAAACAGTTGAGCGGAAGCTGATACGTTATTGTCGTTGCCGGATTGAACGGGTTCGGATAATTTTGCAGAACATCGAATCTATCCGGAATTGTACCCGACGATTTGACGCCGGTGATCGTCATATTCACTTCATTCGAATACCCGGATCTGATAAATCCGTTATATCCGCGAACACGATAAAAGTATGTGTTCCCGGGCATCCCTGATGTATCAGAATACGTCGATGCATTTGTGGGAACTGAATCGATGACGGCATAAACGCCGGCTGTGCCGAGTTTTCTTTCTATGTAATATCCGTTTTCTGAGCTTGAGTTATCCTGCCACGTCAGGCCGACGACGGCGCCGGATAGTTGCTGGACGGTCAGATTTGTCGGGGGCTGCATCGGCGTAACGGCAGAGGCAACATTTGACATGGAGGAGTTCCCGGCGAAATTCACTGAGTAGACCGAATAGTAATATTTGCTTCCGTCCGCAACTCCGTAATCAGACACCGAGGTGGTATTTGCGGAGAGATTTGCCACCGCTGCCCAATTTGAAAGCGTGTCGGTCCTTCTATCGACGATATACCCGGTCTCGTTTGTTGCGTTGTCGCGCCAGGTGAGGTCGATCCTTCCAGAGCTGACCGCTGCGGCTGTAAGCCCCGATGGGGGAGCAGGGAGCCCCACTGACGAAGCTCGAATGCTGCCGTTCACAAGCATTACTGTCGGCGCCCCTTCATTCAATAGGAATTGAACGATTGTCAAGTTTGAAACGGCCCCCAAAGCGGCGTAGGGGGGGACGACAAAGCGCAGTTTGAACAAAATTCCTGCCGTTGTCAGACTGGATGAACCTGCAGCCGCCACGGCGATTTGATTCCCGGAAACGTTGGTACTGTAGGCCCATGAAGCTGTGATCGACCCGTTCGAAATCAGGCCAAGAAGATGAACGACCGATGAATCGAACGCGATGGTCGATTGTAAACTCTGCACATGCATGGAGGGGGTCACCGGCGAGAGAGCAACCGGAACATCAACGGTGTCGCCGATAACAGCCACCGTATCGGCAAGACTGACCCGGGCGGCGTAGATCTCTATAGGAAATGCTGAGCCATTCCCGCCGTAGATGTCGGCCGCACGCACCGAGATTGTCCCGCTTTTCAGCGCTGTCAGCAGGCCGCCTGCGCTAATCGTTGCAACGGTCGAGTCGGATGTGGACCACGAATATGGAGGAGTCCCTCCGAACGGTGTGAATCGCAGCGTATCGCCCACAATTATTTTTGCGGTTGCTGGAGACAGCGTGAAGCTTGTTAAACTTATCGCCTGAAAAGTAGCCGATGTGGAATCTCCCGCCAAATCTTCGTTGAAGAGGATGTTTGCAGGAGCTATTATCGAATAGCCCGAATTCTCTTTTGAGACTTTACACTGAAGATAAAGGAGAATTCCGCTTCCGTTCAACGGAGTTGATCCGGCAAACGAAATATTTGCCATGCCCCCCGCGGCGAGATTGAAAGCCGGGGCTGGATACGATGAGAGGAGCGTGCCCCCCTGAATCACTCCGGTCGGAGTTATAATGCTCGGATTGAATTGGACCTGGAAAAATCCGGAGGTCACATTCAACCCCGACAGGTCCGTCGTGCAAAGGGGAACGTTCAGCGTTTGTCCCTGTGTGTTCGAAGTGTCCCGGATAAAGAGTCTGAACGGCCGCACCTCAATACTACCGCCGGCCGTATCGATTGTTCCGGCATCGTCCCTTGCGATGACTTTCGTAAACCCGACATGACGCGCGGTCAGGAGGCCGCTGGAATCGATCGATGCAACGGCAGGGTTTGTCAACCACCAATGATAGGCACCCGTCCCGCTGTATGCATTGAACTGCACTTGATCGCCGACGGCCAATAATGCGCCGGCGGGATAGATCTGGAGGGTAAGAGCGGGAGCGATGTGAATGGCTCCCGCGCTAAGGATGACGGGAGGGTCTCCTTCGTTCAGAAAATTGCTTGACGTTCCTCCTGAAAAAGAAACAGAGACATCTCCTGGATTCAAGAGCCTGAAGCGGAGATACACCAGAATACCTTTGCCCGCAAGCGGAGTCGAACCCGCGGCGGCAAGCGTAAGCGTGCCGGGAGAGAGGATGTTAAAGTCTGCCGATCCGAGTGTTTGAGTCAAACTGCCGCTTACAATCACCGTATCGAATGCCATGTAGTAGGTGTTGTAGCTGATTTGAAGCTGATACGATGTAACACCTTTGCCTGTAAGGCTTGAATCGACATAGACGGGGAGCGCAAATTTCGTCCCGCTCACGACGCTGGTATCGTGGGTGCTTATCCCCACTTGCGCCTTCACCTGCGGCAGAGAGATCACTGTCAGCAGAAGTAGGGAGGCCAACCTAAAAGTTCTAACCATAGAGCACCTTTTATGATAATCAAAGTATTATTAGCCGATCGCTCTGCGGTTTATCACTTCAGGAGCAAAAGTTTCTTTACCTGAACGAATTTCCCAGCAGTCATTCTATAGAAATAAACGCCGCTGCTTATGTGCGCTCCTGCGTTATTTGTGCCGTTCCATACAACTCTATAGGTGCCCGCTTTTTGATTTTCGTCGACGAGGGTTTTAACGGCCTGGCCTGTCATACTGTAGATCGTCAACCGGACATGTGTGTTATCTTCCGGCAGCTGGTAGCCGATGGTCGTCGATGGGTTGAAAGGATTGGGATAGTTCTGATCGAGCGAATATGAGGTCGGTTTCCCCACCACCTTGATGCTGCCGGCGGCTGCGCTGCTCGTTAAGTCGGTTTCGTTGGCGACAAATCTCTCTACCTCGATCTTTGAATCGATCGTTCCCCGAACGTCGTTTGAGACCCTGAATGCCGCATAGGCAAAGGCTCCGCTGTTCTTCATGACGCCGGTCCCTGCCAACGCAAGCTTTGTTGTGCCGGCCGCTTGGTTGCTGAATGATTCGAACGAGAATCCGTTTGAAGCATCTGTTGTCCCACCTTTTAAAAAGGTGAAGACGGAGGGATCGTACTTCAGCGTGATTTCTGCGGAAGCAACGCCGGCAGCGTTCTGAAGGTCGAGCATCACCACCAACGAATCTCCGCGACCAGCCCCCGTACTTTCAACGGTAAGCAGGGCGTGGGTTGCCTTTTCCAATGCGATGAGCTCTTTCCCTTGCCGGGATAGTTGCTTCGTCGAAGATGCTATCTCGCTGGGGAAGACATTAATGAGGCCGACAACATACTGAAGCACCAACGACGCATCGTAAGCAGTGATACCCATGGCGCCGCTGACGTCTGCCACGCTCTGCTGGATCGCATTCAGCGTATCTCCGCTAGGGTTGACGACATACTTCAGGATCAGTGAGGCATCATAGGCCTGGACGTAGCCGTTGAGGCTGACGTCGCCCGCGATCGGGTTGGCCGAGCCGCTTCCGAGGAAAGGAACATAGTTGACGGAATCTGTCACCGTCTGTCCGGTGCCGTCAGGATTCCCTGCATTCGTCGGCCCGGAATTATTTCCCCACCAATTCCATCGGGCATCCAGGTCGAACGATTTGTTGACGTTATTGATTCCGTTGTCAAGATTGTTGTAGATATCACAATAGTTCACTGCAGGATTGGAGGAACCGAATGCCGCGACGCCGTTGCCGTTGTTCGTCAACGAACTGTACGTTATGGTTGGACTTGCATTGAATGCCATGACTGCCGCACCGTACATATACATGTTGTTGATCCACGTTTGATTGATCCCGGCGTAACGGAACGCACAATGCGAAAGTGTGCACATCGGGTCCAGCGATTGATCGGCAAATGAGATCCCCGTCCATCCTTGATAAGCGTAGGACCAATTGCCGTTCCAATAGGTATCGGTTGGGTGCGATGTTGTAGTGTCGGAGTTGGTATCCCCGCCATAGAAATCATCACGGATGTCGGTAAAGACGATCGTGCTGTCGGCCGAAGCCGCGCCGACGGCAATCAGCCCCTTATTCACATTCATCCCGGTGCCGGGGGTGAATTTCAGGATAACCCCCGGAGCGATCGTGAGGACAGCGTTGCTTCCCACGGTGTAGTCGTTGAAGAAATATGGGATGCCGTGAATTCCGCCAAAGGTACGCTTCGCAAGCGTCACGTCCGAGGCGAGCGTTTCCGTGATCACGCCGATGGCTTTGTACGTCGTGCCGCAGATGGAGTCCGCCAGGGTCGATCGGGGGTACGACACAAGAGAAATGTCCATCGGAGCAAAGACCAGGTTCCTGAAGAGGCACGAATCGAGCGACGGCGTCGAGACGCTGTTCAGTGAAACGCCCCAATTGTCGGAATCGAAAATGCAATGAGTGATCGCCGGAGCGGCTTGCTGCAGCGATACTCCGACATCGGTGAAACGGAAAATTCCGTATCGTACGGCGCATATGCTGTCCACGCTGACGTCGTTGAACGTGATCCTGCTGAAACTCTGTATTGTTGGCTTCGTCGCCGAACCGTCGCCGTTCGTGTCCTTGGGATTTCCGTATGCATCATCGGCCGGATCGGTGAAGACGTCCGGATTTGACGATGTCCCTTTGATCGTCAGCCCGCCGTTCACGACCCATTGCCCATTCTTGAAGACGATGCCTGCTGGAACGGTGATGGTCGTTCCCGTATTGATCGAACATGTGGAAAAGAGAAAATACGTGATGTCGTTGTACCCTCCGAAGTTTCTGACCGGAACGGTTGCATCGAACGAATACGTCTCCGGCACCACGCCGAGCGCCATGTACCCGACATTGAGCGCACTGTCCGTCGAAAATGACGGGTTCGAGAACATGCTCAGTGCAACAGGCGTTGATTTGACGTTGTAGATATTGCTGTTGACAAGGGAAGGGTGGGCGCTTCCAAAAACCCCGACGCCGGCCGTTCCCGACTGCTCAAACGTGCAATGGTTCACGTTCACGTAAGCGTCATAGACCCTCAACAACGCCCACTTGTAGCTCATATCCCCCGAAAGGGCGTACGGAAATACTCCGCCGTACCGAAAATAGCAGTATTGCAAAGAGTTGAGACTGTCGCTGCTGGAGGCGGTGAAGTCAACGGAGCTCCAGTCACCCGGGTTAGGCGTCGTCGCATTGCCGTCGTTGTTCGTGTCGCCGCCGTTGGAATCATCCTTAAATGACGTGAAGACGATCGGCTGGGAGGGCGTTCCGTTTGCAATGAGGGCGCCCTCGACCATGATGCCGTAGCTGTAGTAATAATTGTAGATGAACTTGATGACGACGCCGGGCTGGATCGTCAGAACGGCCCCCGGTGCCACGATCAGCTGGTCGATCATATAGCCGACGTTCGTGATGCCCGCGATGTTTCTCGTGGCGAGGATTGCATCCGAAGAAAGCGTCCCTTCCAATATTCTGATCCCTTTGCTGAGATTTGCCGTGAACGTAATGTTGGAAAATACGGGATTGGCAAGAAGGGACATGCCGATTGGGTCGGATTTACAATTGATAATGGAGACTTTACTCACAGCCGGCGTCGAACTGTTCTCGCATCGAAGCCCGAAATTATACGAATCCGAAAGCGTGCAATTTGAGATCGTTCCCCCCGCATCCGTGAACGTTACGAGGCCCCATGCAACAGAATTTTGATTGGGAAGACTGGACGTGTTCCCGCCGAACTTTAGAATGCAGCTGTCGAGTAAGCAGAAGGCGTCATCGCTGGTCCCCTGAAAACGAATCGTACTCCAGTCTCCGGCGCCGGGAAACGTTGCAGCCCCGTCGCCGTTCGTGTCGTGCGGATTGCCGACGTTGTCGTCTTTCAAGGAGGTAAACGTGACCATGCCTCCGGCTGCCGTCCCCTTAGCTTTGAAGCCGCCGTTGACATAGATTCCCGGTCCGCCCGACTTGACCACCACGCCGGGGGAAACCGTGACGTACACTCCCGAGTTGATCATGATGTCCCCCAGGAGCACGTACGTGATATTGACGATCCCTGCCACCGTCCTCTGAGGGATCGTTCCGTTGGCGACGACATTTTCTCCGATAAGACCGAGAGCCGTCCACGCAACGTTCGTAAAAGTATTTCCGACGAATGCCGGGTTTGCCGCCGTGGAAATGGCGATGGGGGTAAAGTCAGTATTGAAGATCGAGTTATTATTGATGTGAGGGTTGGATGATAAAGCGGCGTAGATTCCGTAGCGCGCATTTCCGATCTGACAGTTGGAAATTGTCGGGCTGGCGTTGAGGATCGTGATTTCGCCTTTGTAATAGAAGGTCGAGTTGTATTGATAGAGATAATACGGTTCCAGGTCCGCGTACGTAATTCTGCAGTAATTCAAGACGGAGGCAGAATCGCTGTTGGGTTCGAAAACGATTCCCGACCAGTCCCCAATGGCAGGGTTCGTGGCGGTTCCGTCCTTGTTGGTGTCATGCGGGTTTCCGAAAACATCGTCTTTGGCGGAGGTGAAAACGATCAAGCTGTCAGACGTCCCGTTGGCGACAAGTTTTCCCTGGACGGCGATGTGCTGGTCGGGCGAGTACGCTTTGATCACGATCCCTTTATTGATGTTCAGCGTCTTTCCCGTTGGCACGACAACCGTACCGAGCAGGAGGTAGGTCACATTCGTCTTGCTCGTGACCGACCTGATGGGAAGCGACGCGTTTGCCGACAACGTTTCGCCGATGATCCCGATGGCGTCGTAGGCGTTGTCGGAGAACGAAAATGCGTTGTTGTTGAATACCGGGTTGGCCGAGAATGACATCGCGATCGGCACGAGCTCGCTCGATCCGATGGTATTGTTGCTGAACATGGGACTCGAGGTTCCTTGGATCATCGCTCCGAAATGATTGTTTGCCATCGTGCAGCTGTCGATGACCGGGTTTGCATTGTACATCGTCACGGCGCCGATTCCTCCGTACCCCGCGAAGCTGGCCGCGCAATATTTCATCACGCAAAGAGAGTCGACCGACTGATCTTCAAATACAACACCCCCCCAATCATTGACCGACGGCGCGGTTGTCGTTCCGTCACCGTTGGTGTCCCCGTCAAGGTTGTCATCCTTATATGAGGTGAAACTGATCGGATGATTGATCGAGCCTACGGCCGAAAAGCCGCCGTTGACGTTCAAGTGAGCTCCGTTGCCGAATTTCAGGACATTCCCTGCGCATACTGTCACTACAGCGCCACTGTTGATGTAAAAGTCCTGCAAAAAAACATACGGGATCGAAGCCGT contains:
- a CDS encoding acetate uptake transporter yields the protein MSDAARYEIKDTTGNPAPLGLLAFGMTTVLLNIHNAGFFELNSMILAMGIFYGGLAQIVAGIMEWKKNNTFGTTAFSSYGFFWLILVALIVMPKLGFAEATSKTGMICFLTSWGIFTLCLFVGTLKLSRALQVVFGSLTLLFFLLAIGDATDSASLKQFTGFEGIFCGLSAAYAGVAQVLNEVYGKVLLPLGPVKK
- a CDS encoding M61 family peptidase, which gives rise to MINPALIQTPLKLIRTSRISGYALACSAVFLFWYTSPRVFSQTERSVISLAVDATDAPRKILHSHESIAVHAGTVDLFYPKWIPGEHEPSGPVIDMAGLKITADGRTLSWRRDLEEMYEIHCTVPAGVGKIDVSFDFILPPQAEGFSSGASSTAQLLVLSWNQVIVYPLSASPGNITVDPTLTIPSGWKFISALTPKTQSNNSIVFAPVSLTMLIDSPLLTGAHLRRVDLTPSSGVPHFLNLLSDNEAALNIPPEQIKAYKHLVTETNALFASHHYEHYDFLYTLSDEVAHFGLEHHQCSDDRVAERTVIDEDLFRARAGLLPHEFVHSWNGKFRRPAGLATGNYSSPMKDDLLWVYEGLTEYLGAILTARSGLLTPGEFRDDLALVAAQMDNRPGRTWRPLQDANDEASLLYNARTDWDSWRRDVDFYDEGELIWLEADVQIRQLTGGAKSLDDFCKLFHGGANNGPEVKPYEFDEVVSTMNRVAPFDWRSFFETRLRSLDAHAPLNGIEKSGWKLVYRDTMNEMQKSIEESKKITDLRFSLGLSLEEDGTITDVIPGTPAYKAGLGPGMKLIAVNGRKYSKEIVRDALRLGTASSQPLELLAANGEFYRTYSTDYHGGERYPYLERESAVPEILSRIIAPATPK
- a CDS encoding cohesin domain-containing protein, with amino-acid sequence MVRTFRLASLLLLTVISLPQVKAQVGISTHDTSVVSGTKFALPVYVDSSLTGKGVTSYQLQISYNTYYMAFDTVIVSGSLTQTLGSADFNILSPGTLTLAAAGSTPLAGKGILVYLRFRLLNPGDVSVSFSGGTSSNFLNEGDPPVILSAGAIHIAPALTLQIYPAGALLAVGDQVQFNAYSGTGAYHWWLTNPAVASIDSSGLLTARHVGFTKVIARDDAGTIDTAGGSIEVRPFRLFIRDTSNTQGQTLNVPLCTTDLSGLNVTSGFFQVQFNPSIITPTGVIQGGTLLSSYPAPAFNLAAGGMANISFAGSTPLNGSGILLYLQCKVSKENSGYSIIAPANILFNEDLAGDSTSATFQAISLTSFTLSPATAKIIVGDTLRFTPFGGTPPYSWSTSDSTVATISAGGLLTALKSGTISVRAADIYGGNGSAFPIEIYAARVSLADTVAVIGDTVDVPVALSPVTPSMHVQSLQSTIAFDSSVVHLLGLISNGSITASWAYSTNVSGNQIAVAAAGSSSLTTAGILFKLRFVVPPYAALGAVSNLTIVQFLLNEGAPTVMLVNGSIRASSVGLPAPPSGLTAAAVSSGRIDLTWRDNATNETGYIVDRRTDTLSNWAAVANLSANTTSVSDYGVADGSKYYYSVYSVNFAGNSSMSNVASAVTPMQPPTNLTVQQLSGAVVGLTWQDNSSSENGYYIERKLGTAGVYAVIDSVPTNASTYSDTSGMPGNTYFYRVRGYNGFIRSGYSNEVNMTITGVKSSGTIPDRFDVLQNYPNPFNPATTITYQLPLNCFVTMKIYDMLGKEVQTLVNRHETAGIHTAVFFASSLPSGVYLCRMQAGNYVGIRKLILMK